The proteins below come from a single Saccharopolyspora sp. SCSIO 74807 genomic window:
- a CDS encoding isochorismate synthase, giving the protein MATPSPLRVRTREIPDDDPRYHRPLLDLLPNRAAMSWVRDGSGLVGWGVAARFDTAGPDRFAETDTYWHELCARMDVDDEVRLPGTGPVAFTSLAFGDQPGDSVLLVPRVVIGQRDGVRWITTVGEDAADGNAADEPVLPVHGPGTVRYGDGRLPATGYRDVVAEAVRTLANGGEVRKVVLAHDLLAETSEPLDPRFLLDNLARRYPSCWTFAVDGLVGATPELLLERTGHRVRSHVLAGTAWPRPGVSADELAAGLLDSAKDRAEHAFATESVAAELRPFCGELAVPAQPEVLRLRNVLHLASLISGELHQHAASNGVAALLRLASALHPTAAVGGTPTAEAVELIEKLEPMDRGRYTGPVGWVDGAGNGALGLALRCAQIEHQPGDSAAVPDGGSTVRLFAGGGIVTGSDPDQEVAEAAAKLRPIREALEGDA; this is encoded by the coding sequence GTGGCGACCCCGAGCCCTCTCCGCGTCCGCACCCGCGAGATCCCCGACGACGATCCCCGCTACCACCGCCCGCTGCTGGACCTGCTGCCGAACCGCGCCGCGATGAGCTGGGTGCGGGACGGGTCCGGGCTGGTCGGCTGGGGCGTGGCCGCCAGGTTCGACACCGCTGGACCGGACCGCTTCGCCGAGACCGACACGTATTGGCACGAGCTGTGCGCACGGATGGACGTCGACGACGAGGTCCGGCTGCCCGGCACCGGTCCCGTCGCGTTCACCAGCTTGGCGTTCGGTGACCAGCCGGGAGATTCCGTGCTGCTGGTGCCTCGGGTGGTGATCGGCCAGCGGGACGGCGTCCGCTGGATCACCACCGTCGGCGAAGACGCCGCCGACGGAAACGCAGCCGACGAACCGGTGCTGCCGGTGCACGGACCGGGAACCGTGCGCTACGGCGACGGCCGGTTGCCCGCCACCGGATACCGCGACGTGGTCGCCGAGGCGGTGCGGACGCTGGCCAATGGCGGCGAGGTGCGGAAGGTGGTGCTCGCGCACGACCTGCTGGCCGAGACCTCGGAACCGCTGGATCCGCGGTTCCTGCTGGACAACCTGGCCAGGCGGTATCCGAGCTGCTGGACGTTCGCGGTCGACGGGCTGGTCGGTGCCACACCGGAGCTGCTGCTGGAGCGCACCGGGCACCGGGTGCGCTCGCACGTGCTGGCCGGGACGGCCTGGCCCCGTCCGGGCGTCAGCGCCGACGAACTGGCCGCGGGTTTGCTCGACTCGGCCAAGGACCGCGCGGAGCACGCGTTCGCCACGGAATCGGTCGCCGCGGAACTGCGCCCGTTCTGCGGGGAGCTGGCGGTGCCTGCGCAGCCGGAGGTGTTGCGGCTGCGCAACGTGCTGCACCTGGCTTCGCTGATCAGCGGCGAACTGCACCAGCACGCGGCGAGCAACGGCGTCGCCGCACTGCTGCGGCTGGCCTCCGCGCTGCACCCGACCGCAGCCGTCGGTGGCACTCCGACCGCCGAAGCGGTCGAACTCATCGAGAAGCTCGAGCCCATGGACCGCGGCCGGTACACCGGCCCGGTCGGCTGGGTCGACGGAGCAGGCAACGGTGCGCTGGGTCTCGCGTTGCGCTGCGCGCAGATCGAGCACCAGCCGGGCGACAGCGCCGCAGTGCCGGACGGCGGCAGCACGGTCCGGCTGTTCGCCGGCGGCGGCATCGTCACGGGCTCCGATCCCGATCAAGAGGTCGCCGAGGCCGCGGCGAAACTGCGTCCGATTCGCGAAGCCCTGGAAGGCGACGCCTGA
- the menE gene encoding o-succinylbenzoate--CoA ligase, whose protein sequence is MPTAREPRPGALRSRELRELPVPAGAAALTVLPDLRRALSGEGPALLPVPAGTDPAPALGAGEPLESDADDPADPTALVIATSGSTGTPKGVLLPATALRASAESTHRHLGGPGHWLLAMPAHHIAGIQVLVRSLIAGTDPDAVDASDGFRPDRFAEAAQRTLTTRGRHYTALVPTQLHRLLDDASAGLEALRGFDAVLLGGAATPPALLRRARETGVRVVTTYGMSETSGGCVYDGVPLDGVRVRVEAPSGAAESGVAESCAPGPVSLSGPTLARGYRRQAPAAAFDDGWFRTGDLGRWSGDRLEIVGRADDLIITGGVNIAPAQVERVLGELDGVREVCVLGVDDAEWGQAVVAAVVPADPAAPPRAEALRAAVRAEAGPAAVPKRVEFLAELPLRGPGKPDRRALRSTLHQ, encoded by the coding sequence ATGCCGACCGCCCGCGAACCCCGGCCCGGTGCGCTCCGCTCCCGGGAACTCCGAGAACTGCCCGTCCCCGCGGGAGCAGCGGCGCTGACCGTGCTGCCCGACCTGCGCCGGGCCCTCAGCGGCGAAGGCCCGGCGCTGCTCCCGGTGCCCGCGGGCACCGACCCCGCACCCGCCTTGGGCGCGGGTGAACCGCTGGAGTCCGATGCGGACGATCCCGCGGACCCGACGGCCCTGGTCATCGCGACGTCCGGTTCCACAGGAACGCCCAAGGGCGTGCTGCTGCCCGCGACCGCGCTGCGCGCATCGGCCGAGTCGACGCACCGCCACCTCGGCGGCCCGGGGCACTGGCTGCTGGCGATGCCTGCGCACCACATCGCAGGCATCCAGGTGCTGGTCCGGTCCCTGATCGCCGGAACGGACCCGGATGCGGTGGACGCTTCGGACGGTTTCCGCCCGGATCGGTTCGCCGAAGCCGCGCAACGGACTTTGACCACCCGGGGAAGGCACTACACCGCGTTGGTTCCCACTCAGCTGCACCGCCTGCTCGACGACGCCTCCGCCGGACTGGAAGCCCTGCGCGGATTCGACGCGGTCCTGCTCGGCGGAGCGGCCACGCCACCCGCGCTGCTGCGCCGCGCGCGCGAGACCGGTGTCCGGGTGGTCACCACCTACGGCATGAGCGAGACCTCCGGTGGCTGCGTCTACGACGGCGTGCCGTTGGACGGGGTACGGGTGCGAGTCGAGGCCCCCTCCGGTGCCGCGGAGTCCGGTGTCGCGGAGTCCTGCGCGCCCGGTCCGGTGTCGCTGTCCGGCCCGACGCTGGCCCGCGGCTACCGGCGGCAGGCTCCGGCCGCGGCGTTCGACGACGGCTGGTTCCGCACCGGCGACCTCGGCCGGTGGTCGGGGGACCGGTTGGAGATCGTGGGCCGCGCCGACGACTTGATCATCACCGGCGGCGTGAACATCGCCCCGGCCCAGGTGGAACGCGTGCTCGGCGAACTCGACGGCGTGCGCGAGGTCTGCGTGCTCGGGGTGGACGACGCCGAATGGGGCCAGGCGGTGGTGGCCGCGGTCGTGCCCGCCGACCCGGCGGCGCCCCCGCGGGCGGAAGCGCTGCGCGCGGCGGTGCGCGCCGAAGCGGGCCCCGCGGCCGTGCCCAAGCGGGTGGAGTTCCTGGCCGAACTGCCGTTGCGCGGGCCGGGCAAGCCGGACCGGCGGGCGTTGCGGTCGACTCTTCATCAATGA
- a CDS encoding M1 family metallopeptidase, whose translation MFRRHGLRVAAATCCAAAFLAQPAAAGTGSPGAPGLGDPYFPEYGNGGYDVSHYDVQLRYDPADDHLAGTTTIVANPTQDLSAFNLDFALPVKSIRVNGAPAEFGQRGSELTVTPSQDLPEGAPATFVVEYAGVPSSVEVGGTNPWIRTPDGALAAGQPEISAWWFPGNDHPRDKATFDISVAVPDGTKVVSNGTNTDTESQAGWTTWKWRNPKPTATYLAFIGIGQYAVETKPGAFGQQSVTAYAEDLGPNAGAARASVERTPEILEFLSGLFGEYPFQTQGGLVSASQDMGFALENQGRPTYSPKFFDDGANTSVVVHENAHQWFGDSVSVDTWRNIWLNEGFATYAEWLWSEAKGNGTAQELFDHYYSALPADDPFWQVPPGDPGVENVFGDAVYDRGAMTLHALRNVIGDEALLDAVRTWVSEKRYSNGKIEDFIALAEQRSGKQLDEFFRIWLFTPGKPAPGADSGIPESATRAGSTPPKSVAEIDATHQRVHDHH comes from the coding sequence GTGTTCCGACGACATGGACTGCGAGTCGCCGCCGCCACGTGCTGTGCCGCGGCCTTCCTCGCGCAGCCCGCGGCGGCGGGCACCGGGAGCCCGGGCGCACCGGGTCTGGGCGACCCGTACTTCCCGGAGTACGGCAACGGCGGCTACGACGTCTCGCACTACGACGTGCAGCTGCGCTACGACCCGGCCGATGATCACCTGGCGGGGACCACGACGATCGTGGCGAACCCGACGCAGGACCTGTCCGCGTTCAACCTCGACTTCGCGCTCCCGGTGAAGTCGATCCGGGTCAACGGCGCGCCCGCCGAGTTCGGCCAGCGGGGCAGCGAGCTCACCGTGACGCCGTCGCAGGACCTGCCCGAAGGCGCGCCCGCCACCTTCGTCGTCGAGTACGCCGGGGTGCCCTCCAGCGTCGAGGTCGGCGGCACCAACCCGTGGATCCGGACACCGGACGGCGCGCTCGCGGCCGGTCAGCCCGAGATCTCCGCGTGGTGGTTCCCCGGCAACGACCACCCGCGGGACAAGGCCACCTTCGACATCTCGGTCGCGGTGCCGGACGGCACCAAGGTGGTCTCCAACGGCACCAACACCGACACCGAGTCGCAGGCCGGGTGGACCACCTGGAAGTGGCGCAACCCGAAGCCCACCGCGACCTACCTGGCCTTCATCGGCATCGGGCAGTACGCGGTCGAGACCAAGCCCGGCGCGTTCGGTCAGCAGTCGGTCACGGCGTACGCGGAGGATCTCGGGCCGAACGCCGGTGCGGCGCGGGCCAGCGTGGAACGCACCCCGGAGATCTTGGAGTTCCTGTCCGGGCTGTTCGGCGAGTACCCGTTCCAGACCCAGGGCGGGCTCGTGTCCGCGTCGCAGGACATGGGCTTCGCGCTGGAGAACCAGGGGCGGCCCACCTACAGCCCGAAGTTCTTCGACGACGGCGCGAACACGTCCGTGGTGGTGCACGAGAACGCCCACCAATGGTTCGGCGACTCGGTGTCGGTGGACACCTGGCGCAACATCTGGCTCAACGAGGGCTTCGCGACCTACGCGGAGTGGCTCTGGTCGGAGGCGAAGGGCAACGGCACCGCGCAGGAGCTGTTCGACCACTATTACTCGGCACTTCCAGCGGACGACCCGTTCTGGCAGGTGCCGCCAGGTGATCCGGGTGTGGAGAACGTCTTCGGCGACGCCGTCTACGACCGCGGTGCGATGACCTTGCACGCCTTGCGCAACGTCATCGGGGACGAGGCGCTGCTGGACGCGGTGCGCACCTGGGTCTCGGAGAAGCGGTATTCCAACGGGAAGATCGAGGACTTCATCGCGCTGGCCGAGCAGCGTTCCGGCAAGCAGCTCGACGAGTTCTTCCGGATCTGGCTGTTCACACCGGGCAAGCCCGCGCCGGGAGCGGACAGCGGGATCCCGGAGTCGGCGACCCGTGCCGGGAGCACACCGCCGAAGTCGGTGGCCGAGATCGACGCAACGCATCAGCGGGTGCACGACCACCACTGA
- a CDS encoding 1,4-dihydroxy-2-naphthoyl-CoA synthase, translated as MLNSRVSELFDPAAWEPVAGFDFTDITYHRCVEDGPGRGTVRIAFDRPDVRNAFRPHTVDELFRALDHARMTSDVGCVLLTGNGPSAKDGGWAFCSGGDQRIRGRSGYQYASGDTSETVDPARAGRLHILEVQRLIRFMPKVVIAVVPGWAAGGGHSLHVVCDLTLASDEHARFKQTDADVGSFDGGFGSAYLARQAGQKFAREIFFLGRPYSAQQAHEMGMVNEVVEHAELESTALQWAREVNGKSPTAQRMLKYAFNAIDDGLIGQQLFAGETTRLAYMTDEAVEGRDAFLQRREPDWSEFPWYY; from the coding sequence GTGCTGAACTCCCGTGTTTCTGAGCTGTTCGACCCCGCCGCGTGGGAGCCGGTGGCCGGGTTCGACTTCACCGACATCACCTATCACCGCTGCGTCGAGGACGGTCCGGGACGCGGCACCGTCCGGATCGCCTTCGACCGCCCGGACGTGCGCAACGCCTTCCGCCCGCACACCGTCGACGAGCTGTTCCGCGCGCTCGATCACGCGCGGATGACCAGCGACGTCGGGTGCGTGCTGCTGACCGGCAACGGCCCGTCCGCGAAGGACGGCGGCTGGGCCTTCTGCTCCGGTGGTGATCAGCGCATCCGCGGCCGTTCCGGATACCAGTACGCCTCCGGGGACACCTCGGAGACCGTCGACCCCGCCCGCGCGGGCCGGCTGCACATCCTGGAGGTGCAGCGCCTGATCCGGTTCATGCCCAAGGTCGTGATCGCCGTGGTGCCGGGCTGGGCCGCCGGCGGCGGGCACAGCTTGCACGTGGTGTGCGATCTCACGCTGGCCAGCGACGAGCACGCCCGCTTCAAGCAGACCGACGCCGACGTCGGCAGCTTCGACGGCGGGTTCGGCAGCGCCTACCTGGCTCGCCAGGCCGGGCAGAAGTTCGCCCGCGAGATCTTCTTCCTCGGCCGCCCGTACTCCGCCCAGCAGGCCCACGAGATGGGGATGGTCAACGAGGTCGTCGAGCACGCCGAGCTGGAGTCGACCGCGTTGCAGTGGGCGCGGGAGGTCAACGGCAAGTCGCCCACCGCGCAGCGGATGCTCAAGTACGCCTTCAACGCCATCGACGACGGGCTGATCGGCCAGCAGCTGTTCGCGGGCGAGACCACCCGGCTCGCGTACATGACCGACGAAGCGGTCGAGGGCCGCGATGCGTTCTTGCAGCGCAGGGAGCCGGACTGGAGCGAGTTCCCCTGGTACTACTGA
- the menD gene encoding 2-succinyl-5-enolpyruvyl-6-hydroxy-3-cyclohexene-1-carboxylic-acid synthase: protein MNPSAAQAEVIVDELIRNEISHVVLSPGSRNAPLSFALHAADAAGRLRLHVRIDERSAGFLALGLAAVDGRPVAVVGTSGTAAANLHPAVSEAAHSGIPLLVLTADRPPELRAAGANQTIDQHRMFGSEVRMFDELAVAENRPGQQAYWRSQTCRAANAAGGSPHSGPVHLNLPFREPLVPDGDLDWCESLDGRPGGARWTEIAERGGAPSSLRGLTARRGLVLVADGDAEAAADWGERHGWPVVSETGGVGLAGSAAVDTGMWLLNLPEFVREHRPEQVLCVGRPTVFRQVQSLLTDAGVEVLLAHGAAVDWPAPGHAVREVARSFGAAPEREADPDWLTAWQQADQKVSAALHAALDLERWPNGPVLARDLVDELPARSLLVLGSSNPTRDVALAARHRPDVTVHRNRGVAGIDGTVSTAVGAATAHDGPCYALLGDLTFLHDSNGLLLGPHEQRPDLTMVVFNDDGGGIFSLLEQGTPEHRASFERVFGTPHGTDLAALCAAHGVEHVRVRQRSEFAQALHGARGLRVVEVQADRTQTRSLHGRLQSVVNSALLG from the coding sequence TTGAATCCGTCCGCGGCACAGGCCGAGGTCATCGTCGACGAACTGATCCGCAACGAGATCAGCCACGTCGTGCTCTCCCCGGGATCGCGCAACGCACCGCTGTCCTTCGCGCTGCACGCCGCCGACGCGGCCGGGCGGCTGCGGCTGCACGTGCGCATCGACGAGCGCAGCGCGGGGTTCCTGGCGCTGGGGCTGGCCGCCGTCGACGGCAGGCCGGTCGCCGTCGTGGGCACTTCCGGCACGGCGGCGGCGAACCTGCATCCCGCGGTGAGCGAGGCCGCGCACTCCGGCATACCGCTGCTGGTGCTCACCGCCGACCGGCCGCCGGAGCTGCGGGCCGCCGGCGCGAACCAGACGATCGACCAGCACCGGATGTTCGGCTCCGAAGTCCGGATGTTCGACGAGCTGGCGGTGGCCGAGAACCGGCCCGGTCAGCAGGCGTACTGGCGCAGCCAGACCTGCCGCGCGGCAAACGCGGCCGGGGGTTCCCCGCACTCGGGGCCGGTGCACTTGAACCTGCCGTTCCGCGAGCCGCTGGTGCCGGACGGCGACCTCGACTGGTGCGAGTCGCTGGACGGACGTCCCGGCGGGGCGCGGTGGACCGAGATCGCCGAACGCGGTGGTGCGCCGAGCAGCCTGCGCGGGCTGACCGCCCGGCGCGGTCTGGTGCTGGTCGCCGACGGAGACGCCGAGGCGGCCGCGGACTGGGGCGAGCGCCACGGGTGGCCGGTCGTTTCGGAGACCGGCGGGGTGGGGCTGGCCGGTTCGGCGGCCGTGGACACCGGCATGTGGCTGCTGAACCTGCCCGAGTTCGTGCGCGAGCACCGGCCGGAACAGGTGCTGTGCGTGGGCAGGCCCACGGTCTTCCGGCAGGTGCAGTCGCTGCTGACCGACGCCGGGGTGGAGGTGCTGCTGGCGCACGGCGCCGCGGTCGACTGGCCTGCGCCCGGGCACGCCGTGCGGGAGGTGGCCCGTTCCTTCGGCGCCGCTCCGGAGCGGGAGGCCGACCCGGACTGGCTCACCGCCTGGCAGCAGGCCGACCAGAAGGTGTCCGCCGCGCTGCACGCGGCGCTGGACCTGGAGCGCTGGCCGAACGGACCGGTGCTGGCCCGCGACCTGGTCGACGAGCTGCCCGCGCGGTCGCTGCTGGTGCTCGGATCGTCCAACCCGACCCGGGACGTGGCGTTGGCCGCCCGGCACCGTCCGGACGTGACGGTGCACCGGAACCGGGGAGTGGCGGGCATCGACGGAACGGTGTCCACCGCCGTCGGTGCGGCCACCGCGCACGACGGTCCGTGCTACGCGCTGCTCGGGGACCTGACCTTCCTGCACGACAGCAACGGGCTGCTGCTGGGGCCGCACGAGCAGCGCCCGGACCTGACGATGGTCGTGTTCAACGACGACGGCGGCGGGATCTTCTCGCTGCTGGAGCAGGGCACTCCGGAGCACCGGGCCTCGTTCGAGCGGGTCTTCGGCACCCCGCACGGCACCGATCTCGCCGCGCTCTGCGCCGCGCACGGGGTGGAGCACGTCCGGGTGCGGCAGCGTTCGGAATTCGCGCAGGCGTTGCACGGTGCGCGGGGCCTGCGGGTGGTCGAGGTCCAGGCGGACCGGACGCAGACGCGGAGTCTGCACGGGCGCCTGCAATCGGTGGTGAATTCCGCGCTGCTCGGCTGA
- a CDS encoding DUF3592 domain-containing protein, translating to MASEAESEAAGGAGGTAASRWPAHRVRRVGARAVLALGVLISLLGLSVVVACAIDDRTISESRGSGVAEVVGTSMTRTVVRFSTPEGGVYIPANGVLYPAGLQKGQYVQVEYDTRNPDLVRVAGRGMVLSLLPVAGVLVVLWLVVLPAWWLLRRSAERSAGS from the coding sequence GTGGCGAGCGAAGCGGAGTCGGAAGCGGCCGGCGGTGCGGGCGGGACCGCGGCATCTCGTTGGCCCGCGCACCGGGTGCGCCGCGTCGGGGCCCGGGCGGTGCTGGCGCTGGGCGTGCTGATCAGCTTGCTGGGCCTGTCGGTCGTGGTGGCCTGCGCGATCGACGACCGCACGATCTCCGAATCCCGCGGCAGCGGCGTCGCCGAAGTGGTCGGCACGTCGATGACCCGCACGGTCGTCCGGTTCAGCACCCCGGAAGGCGGCGTCTACATCCCGGCGAACGGGGTGCTCTACCCGGCCGGTTTGCAGAAGGGCCAGTACGTGCAGGTCGAGTACGACACCCGCAACCCCGACCTGGTGCGCGTCGCCGGCCGCGGCATGGTGCTCTCGCTGCTGCCGGTGGCCGGTGTGCTCGTCGTGCTCTGGCTGGTCGTGTTGCCGGCGTGGTGGTTGTTGCGCCGCTCCGCCGAGCGCTCCGCAGGCAGCTGA
- a CDS encoding 1,4-dihydroxy-2-naphthoate polyprenyltransferase: protein MATVTQWIEGARLRTLPNAITPVLVGTGAAAGVDGWSAPIALLALAVSVLLIIGVNFANDYSDGVRGTDDSRVGPMRLVGSGAATPESVRTAAFTCFGLGALAGIGVVLLSGQWWMLLVGLLCIGGAWFYTGGKRPYGYSGLGEVAVFVFFGLVAVLGTMFAQAGTVSGFAIGGAVAVGAFSSAVLVANNLRDIPGDRVTGKRTLAVLLGDRDTRTLYLALVLIPFLITVLTGLRNSWALVGFLALPLLINPVRAVTGGASGRGLIPTLRDTGLAMLVWGAATGVALAAG, encoded by the coding sequence ATGGCGACTGTCACTCAGTGGATCGAAGGCGCGCGGCTGCGCACATTGCCGAACGCGATCACGCCCGTGCTGGTCGGAACCGGCGCGGCCGCCGGGGTGGACGGGTGGTCCGCACCGATCGCGCTGCTGGCGCTGGCGGTGTCGGTGCTGCTGATCATCGGGGTGAACTTCGCCAACGACTACTCGGACGGAGTCCGCGGCACCGATGACAGCCGGGTCGGGCCGATGCGCCTGGTCGGCTCCGGCGCAGCGACGCCGGAGTCGGTGCGCACGGCCGCGTTCACCTGCTTCGGCTTGGGCGCGCTGGCCGGGATCGGCGTGGTGCTGCTCAGCGGTCAGTGGTGGATGCTGCTGGTCGGGCTGCTGTGCATCGGTGGCGCCTGGTTCTACACCGGCGGCAAGCGCCCGTACGGCTATTCCGGGCTCGGTGAGGTCGCCGTGTTCGTCTTCTTCGGCTTGGTCGCGGTGCTGGGGACGATGTTCGCGCAGGCGGGCACGGTCAGCGGGTTCGCCATCGGTGGCGCGGTCGCGGTGGGCGCGTTCTCCAGCGCCGTGCTCGTGGCGAACAACCTGCGCGACATCCCCGGCGACCGGGTCACCGGCAAGCGCACCCTGGCGGTGCTGCTCGGCGATCGGGACACCCGCACGCTCTACTTGGCGCTGGTGCTGATCCCGTTCCTGATCACGGTGCTGACCGGGCTGCGCAATTCGTGGGCACTGGTGGGTTTCCTCGCGCTGCCGCTGCTGATCAACCCGGTGCGGGCGGTGACCGGCGGCGCTTCCGGGCGCGGGCTGATCCCGACGCTGCGGGACACCGGCCTGGCGATGCTGGTGTGGGGCGCGGCGACCGGGGTCGCGCTGGCCGCCGGCTGA